In Candidatus Manganitrophus morganii, the genomic window CTGATCAATACCCTCCTGCGGGAGGAGCGGCTCGTCACCAGCGATGTTCCGGGGACGACCCGCGATACGATCGACAGTTGGGTCACCTATCACGACAAGCCTTATCTTTTTATCGATACGGCCGGCATCCGGCGGCGGGGAAAAATCGAACATGGGGTGGAGCAATTCAGCATCGCGCGGGCGAAAGAGGCGTTGGAGCGGTCGGACATCGCCCTCCTTCTGATCGACGGCGTCGAAGGGATCACCGAGCAAGATTCGAAGATCGCCGGGTTGATCATCGAGAAGGGGAAGGGATCGGTCGTTCTGATCAATAAATGGGATCTGGCAAAAAAAGAAGAAAGGGCCAAGGAGCAGCTTCTGAACCAGATCGCCCTTCGGTTCCGGTTTATGAACGATCTGCAGTATGCCACCATCTCCGCCCGGGAGGGAGAAGGGATCGGCCAGATCTTCCAGCTGATCGATACGGTTTACGCAGGATATACTCAGCGGGTCTCCACCGGCGATCTAAATCGCTTTTTTGAGAAAATTATGGAGAGCCATCCTCCCCCTTTTTACAAGGGAAAGCGGCTCAAACTCTACTATATTACCCAGGCAGGGGTGCGCCCGCCGACCTTTGTCCTCTTTGCAAACGCTCCCAAAGGGGTTCCCGATCATTACCTCGGCTACATTGAAAATCAGCTTCGGGAGACCTTCGGCTTCACCGGCACGCCGATCCGAATCCGACTTCGCCAGCGTCGATAAATTTCCCTCTTCTTTCGGCCTCAGAGGCCATAAATACCCTGATTGACTCACTCAGGGTCAATTCTGTATATTGAACCTACTCTGAGTGAATAATAACAATCCTGTATGGCCTCCTTCAGCAGAGGCTGAACATCTTCCTTCTCTTATTGAGAGGGCTGCTGAAATACCTCAATAGAACACCCCTCGCGAGATTAGGATTCGTCAAGAACGAGGGAAGGATTCAGAGTCGGAGGTAGACGAGATGATCCGCTCCTTCTTCCCGAGTCTTCAGCCCCTCCGATCAGGCCGTCTTCCTGACCGCTTCTTTCAAAGACCCTTTTTTTCCGCAAGAAGATCCCGGATTGATGCTCTTTGCCGTAAGCGCTTTCCGGAAGGGGTCTTCTCTCCCTGTGGAGAAAGCGTCTGATGAAACCGCCCCTTCCCCAGGATGAACCAAAGCGGCTGGAAACGCTTCGGCAATATCAGATCCTTGATACCCCATCGGAAAATGTGTTTGACGATTTGACACGGTTGGCCTCCGACGTTTGTGAAGCGCCGATTGCAGTGATCACGTTTATCGATGATCATCGTCAGTGGTTCAAATCAAAAATAGGTGTGCGCCCGACTGAGACCCCCCGGGAGAGCGCCATTTGCGCCCACGCAATCCTGCAGCGCCAGCCGTTGATTGTTCACGATACCGCTTCCGACCCCCGGTTCTCGGACAACCCCTGGGTGACCTCCGACCCCCACGTCCGATTCTACGCAGGCGCCCCGCTGCTGACCCCCGAAGGGCATGCCCTCGGAACCGTCTGCGTCATGGATTACGCTCCTCGAGAGCTGCGCCCCAAGCAGATCGAAGGGCTCCAAACGATTGCGCACGAGACGATGCTGCTGCTGGACCTTCGCCGTCAGCTCTCGGCGTCGTCGCGCATGGTGACCGGCCTCCGGGAGGCGGAGGAGGCGCTGCGGGAATCGGAGGAAAAGTATCGGATCCTCTTCGAGAACAATCCGCATCCGATGTGGGTGTTCGATCCGGAGACGCTCGCCTTTCTGGCGGTCAACGAGTCGGCCATCCGGCACTACGGCTACAGCCGCGAAGAGTTCCTCTCCATGACCATCAAAGACATCCGCCCGCCGGAAGACATTCCCCGCTTGCTGGAAGATTTTAAGAAGATGTCCCCCGGAGTCGCTCGGGCCGGCGTCTGGCGGCACCGGAAGAAGGATGGAACGATCATCGACGTGGAGATTACCCGCGATCTGATCCCTTTTATGGGGAAGCAGGCGGGGCTTACCTTGGCAAATGACGTGACCGAAAGAAAGAAGGCGGAGGAGGAGCACGCGCGCCTTCTTCATCGCGAGCGGGAAGCGCGTGCGGCGGCGGTGCAGGCGCAGTGGCGCTTTACTTTCCTGGCGGAAGCGAGTGAGATCCTCTCCGCTTCGCTTGATTACGAAACCACCTTGGAGAGCGTGGCGCGTTTGGCGATCCCCTTTCTGGCGGACGGTTGCGTCGTTGATATCGTTGAAGAAGACCAATCGATCCGCCGGGTGGCGGCGGTCGCCACCGATCCGGCCAAAGAAGCGCTCGGATTGGAACTGATGCGGCGCTACCCTCCCGAACGGGGAGGCGCTCACCCGCTTCGGCAGGTGCTGACCTCGGGAAAGACGATGATTCTCTCCGATATTCCAGACGCGTTGTTGGAGACCATCGCGCGCGATCCCGAACATCTGAAGCTCGCCAAAGCGCTGGGGATCAAATCGGCGATGATCGTCCCCCTCTCGGCGCGAGGGAAAACGTTGGGGGCTCTTTCTTTTGTCACAATGGAATCGGGCCGCCATTTCGGAGAGGACGATCTCTCCCTGGCGGAAGACCTCGCGCGCCGCGTCGCCGTGGCGGTCGATAATGCGCGTCTTTACCGGGGGGCCCAAAGAGAAATCGAGGAGCGAAAAGAGGCCGAAGCGGCGCTACGCGAGAGCCAGCGGGCGCTGACGACCTTGATGAGCAATCTCCCCGGTTTGGCCTACCGGTGCCGGAACGATCCGGACTGGACGACCGAGTTCGTCAGCGAGGGATGCCTGGCCATCACCGGTTATGCTCAGGATGATTTTATCGGAAATAAAACCCTCTCCTATGGGAGCTTGATCCACCCCGAAGATCGGGAACGGGTCTGGGAAGAGACCCAAGCCGCCCTTCGCGAGAAGAGACCGTACGAATTGGTCTACCGGATTTTTACCGCATCGAAGCAGGAGAAGTGGGTTTGGGAGCATGGGCGCGGGGTGTATTCCCAGGGGGGCGAATTGCTGGCGTTGGAGGGTTTTACCACCGAGATCACCGAGTGGAAACGCGCGGAGGAAGCGCTGGCGTCGGAGAAAGAACGCCTTGCGGTGACATTGGGGTCGATCGGCGATGGGGTGATCACCACCGACATGGAGGAGAGGGTTGTCCTGATGAACAAAGTGGCCGAGGGCCTCACCGGCTGGACCCAACAAGAGGCCGTCGGCCGCCCCCTTCAGGAAATCTTTCATATGATCGACGGAAAAACCGGCCGGCCTCTGGAGAGTCCCGCCGTCCAGGTTCTGCAAACCGGCGCGACCGTCGAATTGGCCGATCATACGGTTCTGGTCTCTCGAGAAGAAACAGAGCGGAGCATTGCCCACAGCGGCGCCCCTATTCGAGACAAAGCAGGACATATCATCGGCGTGGTCTTGGTGTTCCGAGACACCACCCAGCAGCAAAAAATGGAGGAAGATCTTCTTCGAACGAGCAAGCTGGAAGCGGTGGGATTGCTTGCCGGCGGCATCGCACACGACTTTAACAATATCTTGACCGCGATTCTGGGGAATCTCTCCCTGGTGAAGATGTCGATCGGTCCGACCGATCCCCTTCATCGGCGGGTCAGCGACGCGGAGACCGCTTCGCTTCGGGCAAGGGATCTGGCACAGCAGCTCTTGACCTTCGCCAAAGGGGGGACGCCGATCAAGAAAACCGTCTCGATGAAAGGGCTGCTGAAGGATTCAATCGAGTTCGTTCTGCACGGATCGAATGTCGGGGTTGAATTCGTCATCTCGGACGATCTCTGGCCGGTCGAAATCGATGAGGGTCAGATCAGTCAGGTCCTCCACAATCTGGTCATCAACGCCCAGCAGGCGATGCCCCAAGGCGGGATCATCAAAGTGCGGGCGGAGAATGATCTTGTCAAAGAAGGGGACAAGCGGATTTTCCTCAAGCCGCGGAGATACGTTCGAATCTCGATTCGGGACTTTGGAATCGGCATTCCGAAGGAGCACCTCTCGAAGATCTTCGATCCTTATTTTACGACCAAACAGAAGGGAAGCGGACTGGGGCTGCCGACCTCCTATTCAATCATCAAAAAACACGACGGCTACATGACGGCCGACTCCGAGCTGGGAAAGGGCTCGACCTTCTCCATTTACCTGGCGGCCTCCTCGCACGACGTTGAGCCGGAGCGGCGATCCGAGGCGCCGCTTCGGGGCAAGGGTAAAGTTTTGATCATGGATGACGAGCAGGCGGTCCGGGAGGTGGCGGGAGAGCTCTTAGGCTTTCTCGGCTACCGGGTCGGATACGCCGAAGATGGCGCCGAGGCGATCGCACGCTACCGGGAGGCGTCGGCCTCCGGGGAACCGTTTGACCTGGTCATCATGGACCTGACCGTGCCGGGGAAGATGGGGGGAAAAGAGGCGATCCAGCGCCTCCTTGAAATCGACCTGCATGTGAGGGCGATCGTCTCGAGCGGCTACTCCAACGATCCGATCATGGGTGATTATGCCCGGTACGGTTTCAAAGGGGTGATCGCCAAGCCCTACCAACTCGAGCAGCTGAGCAAAACCGTTCACGATGTCATCACGGGAATGCCGGGATAGGATGAAAGACGAATCGTTTCGGGAGTTTGTTCTCGACCAACTGAGCCCGCTTGAAGGAATTCACTGCCGGCCGATGTTCGGCGGGCAGGGTCTCTACCGGGACGAGCACTTTTTCGGCATCCTCTTTAAAGGCCGGCTTTACTTCAAAACCGACGACGCCAGCCGTTCAGACTATGTCGAAATGGGGATGAAGCCGTTCCGCCCCAGCGCCCAGCAGACCCTCAAAACGTATTATGAGGTGCCGGTCGATGTGATCGAAGATCCGGAAGCGTTGAGGGGATGGGCCGAGCGGGCGATCGCCTGCCGAACGGAGATCGCAAGGAAACGCAAGCGCTAACGGATAGAATTCATCCAGATTGTTCCGGGCCTCACTTCGCGCCCTCCACTTTTCGGAGCGCTGGGCCCTGTTTGTTTCCGGCAATACGCGGATCGTTTCGTTTGCGGTCATCGATCTTTGGGCTGCCGTTTACATAGATTTTAATGCATTCCTCGAACTCTTTCCCTTCGGATTGTTTTACGAATTCAAGAAACCCATAGATATTCTTAATTCCCTTATCATCAAACCCCATCGCTTTCAGAAGATCGTCGTTTGCCCGAAAAGACAAGGGGTATGGAAGAATGCGGAACAGATAATTTCCGGAGTCTTGGAATTCAACGATGGCGTAATACAGATCCCTCAGCCTCTTGAACGATGAGATAAGCCTTCCATAGTTTTTCCGGCTGGCCCGGAAAAGAAGGGTCTGGAAGTCTTCGTTGTAGTCTTTGATCAGCTTATCAAAACGGTCCTGTGTCATACATAAATTCTACAATGATTGAGGGGGAGGCTTGCAACATTTTTTATTTAGCGAAGATCGATACGACTTTTAAGGATCGCCGTTTCCCAACGCTTTCTCCTTGATCTTTCCCCCGGCGTTTCAGTACCATTAGGACCATGTCAGTCAAAGTCTGGTGGCCCTTATTCCCGCTTCTTTTCCTGATCGTCCTCGTTTGCTTGATCACCGCCCTGATTCGGGTGAAGCGCCGCGGCGGAACCACGCGATACGGGTGGCTGGCCCTCTCCCTTGCGCTCTTCTTCTACTTGATGACCTGGGTGGTCGGGGAAATGGGGATGCGATGGCTGCACATGCCGGTGTCGAACATCGCCGAACTCTTTATTCTCTTCAACATCGTCTATTTTGCCCGGAAGGGATGGAAAGACATCGCCTGGCTCAACGGCGTCGCCCTGGTCGCCATCGCGGCCGATTTTGCGCTCCACTATATTTTGAAGTGAGCCTTCGTTCCCTTTTCCTCACAACAGGTTTTTGATCCAGTCCCCCAGCCAGCCGACGAAACGCTCGCGATAGGGCCGCTTTCTCCATTCCTCATAAGAGATCGGACGTGACCGCTCCAGATCTTCCGCGAAAATTTCCTCCAGGCGTTGAGCGACCTCCCGGCTATGGAAGTTCAGGTTGAACTCATCATTGAGGCTGAACGAACGGTTGTCGAAGTTGGTGCTGCCGATCGATCCCCAGATGCCGTCGGCCACCAACGTCTTCGCATGCATGAAGGTCGGCTGGTACTCGTAAATTTTCACCCCCGCTTTCAATAATCTCCCGTAACCGTTTCGGCTCAATTGGTAGAGAAGGTAATTGTCGTTATACCGGCCGGGGACGATCACCCGGACATCGACCCCTCGTTCGACCGCCTCGATCAATCGGTCCTGAAGAAGGCCGTCGGGGAGAAAGTAGGCGGTGGTGATGTAGAGGGTCTGCTCCGCCGAGGCGATGGTCAGGAGGTAGAGCATGTAGACTTCGGAGCTTGACTCCATCGGGGAGCTTCGAATCCCTTGCGCTTTGACCGGACCGATCTCTTGGAGAGGGGGGAAATAGAGGTCTCCCACAATCATGGTCCGCGTTGCCTCCAGCCAGTTTTCGGCAAACGCCGCCTGCAGGTAGTGAACGACCGGTCCCTCGACAACGACGCAGGTATCGCGCCAATGATCCTTGTCCTGCGCATGGCCGAGCCATTCGTCGCCGATCCCGATGCCCCCCGTAAAGCCGATCCGTCCATCGATGATGAGGACCTTCCGATGTGTCCGGTAGTTGTACTGGAAAGGTTTGTACCACTTCAGCGGCCGGAACCAGGCGAAGCGAACCCCCGCCTCCTTCATCTTCGTGACATTCTTCTCCTCCATGGTTTTTGCCCCCTGAGAATCGAGGAGCAGGTAAACCGGCAGGCCGTCGCGCGCGCGCCGGGCGAGCGCATCGGCAAATTCATCCGCGATTTTCCCCTTCCAATAAACGTAGGTGACGAAGGTGATACTTTTCTCCGCCTCCCGAATGGCCTTCAACATGGCGGGAAAGGCCTCATCGCCGTCGAGTAAGACACGAACGTGGTGCCCCGGCAGAATCGGCGCGCCGGTGTAGGCCTCGAGGGTATCGAAAAAAGAGGGGTGGGATAGAGGAAAGGGGTCTTGTCCCAGTCGCTTGGGGGTCGCGCCGCAGGCGACGAGGGTCAGCATCAGAATGAGGAACAAACCTCTTTCGATGCGGTGGTAAAAACGATCGGATATATGCAGGCTGTAGGTCATCCTTGACTACTATTCTAGCGATTTTCGGCTTTTTGACGCAATACGGCATCGAGCGAGTGGGGCCGAGAGCGGATCTCATCGATCGCGAGGAGAGCGATCCCGATCACCATGGGGATGAGGAAGTAAATCACACGGTAGAGCAGAAGAGAAGAGAGAAGGGCCGCTTCGGAGAGTCGGCCGTCGAGAAGCACCAACATGCTCGATTCAAACACCCCGATTCCTCCGGGGGCATGGGTGAGAATCGCCACCACCTCCACGATGAAATAGGCCGCGATGAAGGTTCCGATCGAAACCGCCCCCGCTGGAAGGATTAAATAGAGAACCCAGAGGGTCACAAAGACATCGATCGCCCCCAGAATCAATTGGGACAGCGCAATCCGGAAAGGGGGGAGAGACCATCGTCTCCCCCGGAATGCGATCTCCTTGTTGGATCGGCTGCAGATCCCGAGGTAGACGAGTGGGATCGCCCAGACCAAGAAACCCACCATCGGGAAGAGCGACCTCGGAAGAAGAGGGACAACCTCTTCTTCCAGAGGGTAAAAAAGAAACGAAAAACCGCCCCAAAAGAAGAAACCGAGGAGAAAGGTG contains:
- a CDS encoding PAS domain S-box protein, yielding MKPPLPQDEPKRLETLRQYQILDTPSENVFDDLTRLASDVCEAPIAVITFIDDHRQWFKSKIGVRPTETPRESAICAHAILQRQPLIVHDTASDPRFSDNPWVTSDPHVRFYAGAPLLTPEGHALGTVCVMDYAPRELRPKQIEGLQTIAHETMLLLDLRRQLSASSRMVTGLREAEEALRESEEKYRILFENNPHPMWVFDPETLAFLAVNESAIRHYGYSREEFLSMTIKDIRPPEDIPRLLEDFKKMSPGVARAGVWRHRKKDGTIIDVEITRDLIPFMGKQAGLTLANDVTERKKAEEEHARLLHREREARAAAVQAQWRFTFLAEASEILSASLDYETTLESVARLAIPFLADGCVVDIVEEDQSIRRVAAVATDPAKEALGLELMRRYPPERGGAHPLRQVLTSGKTMILSDIPDALLETIARDPEHLKLAKALGIKSAMIVPLSARGKTLGALSFVTMESGRHFGEDDLSLAEDLARRVAVAVDNARLYRGAQREIEERKEAEAALRESQRALTTLMSNLPGLAYRCRNDPDWTTEFVSEGCLAITGYAQDDFIGNKTLSYGSLIHPEDRERVWEETQAALREKRPYELVYRIFTASKQEKWVWEHGRGVYSQGGELLALEGFTTEITEWKRAEEALASEKERLAVTLGSIGDGVITTDMEERVVLMNKVAEGLTGWTQQEAVGRPLQEIFHMIDGKTGRPLESPAVQVLQTGATVELADHTVLVSREETERSIAHSGAPIRDKAGHIIGVVLVFRDTTQQQKMEEDLLRTSKLEAVGLLAGGIAHDFNNILTAILGNLSLVKMSIGPTDPLHRRVSDAETASLRARDLAQQLLTFAKGGTPIKKTVSMKGLLKDSIEFVLHGSNVGVEFVISDDLWPVEIDEGQISQVLHNLVINAQQAMPQGGIIKVRAENDLVKEGDKRIFLKPRRYVRISIRDFGIGIPKEHLSKIFDPYFTTKQKGSGLGLPTSYSIIKKHDGYMTADSELGKGSTFSIYLAASSHDVEPERRSEAPLRGKGKVLIMDDEQAVREVAGELLGFLGYRVGYAEDGAEAIARYREASASGEPFDLVIMDLTVPGKMGGKEAIQRLLEIDLHVRAIVSSGYSNDPIMGDYARYGFKGVIAKPYQLEQLSKTVHDVITGMPG
- a CDS encoding TfoX/Sxy family protein yields the protein MKDESFREFVLDQLSPLEGIHCRPMFGGQGLYRDEHFFGILFKGRLYFKTDDASRSDYVEMGMKPFRPSAQQTLKTYYEVPVDVIEDPEALRGWAERAIACRTEIARKRKR
- the der gene encoding ribosome biogenesis GTPase Der yields the protein MAEIKGPIIAVVGRPNVGKSTLFNKLVGRRKAIVQDMPGVTRDRNEALGHYRDRQFTLIDTGGLVPESKEEMETQVRRQSEIAIEQADALLFVMSARDGVTPIDRSIHDLLRKSGKPVYYVINKAEGKGIQRFTEFYELGVDPLYAISAEHNEGLSDLLDALYPRMAPEEEEEKVEAPKVVVLGRPNVGKSTLINTLLREERLVTSDVPGTTRDTIDSWVTYHDKPYLFIDTAGIRRRGKIEHGVEQFSIARAKEALERSDIALLLIDGVEGITEQDSKIAGLIIEKGKGSVVLINKWDLAKKEERAKEQLLNQIALRFRFMNDLQYATISAREGEGIGQIFQLIDTVYAGYTQRVSTGDLNRFFEKIMESHPPPFYKGKRLKLYYITQAGVRPPTFVLFANAPKGVPDHYLGYIENQLRETFGFTGTPIRIRLRQRR
- a CDS encoding phospholipase D-like domain-containing protein; protein product: MTYSLHISDRFYHRIERGLFLILMLTLVACGATPKRLGQDPFPLSHPSFFDTLEAYTGAPILPGHHVRVLLDGDEAFPAMLKAIREAEKSITFVTYVYWKGKIADEFADALARRARDGLPVYLLLDSQGAKTMEEKNVTKMKEAGVRFAWFRPLKWYKPFQYNYRTHRKVLIIDGRIGFTGGIGIGDEWLGHAQDKDHWRDTCVVVEGPVVHYLQAAFAENWLEATRTMIVGDLYFPPLQEIGPVKAQGIRSSPMESSSEVYMLYLLTIASAEQTLYITTAYFLPDGLLQDRLIEAVERGVDVRVIVPGRYNDNYLLYQLSRNGYGRLLKAGVKIYEYQPTFMHAKTLVADGIWGSIGSTNFDNRSFSLNDEFNLNFHSREVAQRLEEIFAEDLERSRPISYEEWRKRPYRERFVGWLGDWIKNLL
- a CDS encoding lysylphosphatidylglycerol synthase domain-containing protein: MKPETRNWINTIIGLVALLAAGFFLYRRFRTIDLTEVTAYLRSLEGMRLAIVGFWTTISYLVLTGYDWLALRFLKKRISYPRVALASFVGYSISKNLGISWLTGGSMRYRFYSRCGMDLKDVTKLVLFNTVTFLLGFFFWGGFSFLFYPLEEEVVPLLPRSLFPMVGFLVWAIPLVYLGICSRSNKEIAFRGRRWSLPPFRIALSQLILGAIDVFVTLWVLYLILPAGAVSIGTFIAAYFIVEVVAILTHAPGGIGVFESSMLVLLDGRLSEAALLSSLLLYRVIYFLIPMVIGIALLAIDEIRSRPHSLDAVLRQKAENR